In the genome of Phacochoerus africanus isolate WHEZ1 chromosome 5, ROS_Pafr_v1, whole genome shotgun sequence, the window TTTAAGGcaaattcaaaactttttttcttttttttggcttttcaggaccatacccacagcatatggaggtttccaggctaggggtccaatcagagcggcagctgccagcctacaccacagcgactagggatctgagctgcgtctgtgacctacaccacggctcatggcaactccagatccttaacccactgagcggggccagggatcgaacacgcaacctcacggttcctagttggattcgtttccactgcacaaggatgggaactcctcaaaacattttatcattttattcacaAAACCTTCCACCCACACCTCCAAGAGATTTTTAATCATACACGGACTGTCACGGTCAGGATTTAAGGAAGTGATTGCCATCAATGACTGGAATACACTGGGCGTGCTGGACAGAGGAGTGACGCCACCTGCTCTCTGTGTAACAGGATGGGCGAGGGTGGCGGGCACCGTGGGGAGCACGGTGACAAGTGCCATAAGCGCCGAGAGGGGCAATGAGAAGGCTGGGCCTGGGCAGTCAGGGGCAGGGTTGTGCGAAGTTGGGACTGGCAACGTTTTGGAGCCAGAGCTGGTGAGAGAAGACTCAGGGGTGACCTGAAGGCATTTGGATCGGACAGATGGAATAATGAGGTCACCGTTTAGTGAGACAGAGAGGGTGTAGGGAATTCAAGGTGGGGAACAAAATTTCAGGCCGCCacggggaaggggaagggagatggTGAGGAGGCAGCTGGATATACAGATCGGGAGTCCAGGGGGTGGCCGGGCTGTGATCGGGAAGGTGAGAACTGCATCGAGCAAGCTGGCGGGTCACCGGGGATGAGCCAAGACAGAGAGGAGACAGGAGCTCTGGGCATCCCGCCATTCAGCGATTATTGGGAAGGCAGGGTGGCCCCTCACAAACTACTGAGGCACAGGAGCCAAAGGTTCCCTACCTTTCCTTCCTTGATGAGCCGTTTGCACTGAAAGAAGTACCAGTAAGGGGTGTTTCTCGGTCCCTGCCATGATTTTGCCTCTAGTTCCCCCTCCTCATCTTCTCCAATACTCTGTTCCTTGAGCCGCAGGTTATATAGCTGGGCCGTGGATTTGTGGAACATTCTCCGGGAGGAGTACTTGTCAGACAGAGTCCCAaagctctcctcctcctcttccccctgggcggctgctgggctgggctggctcaGGTCAGGGCTGAGGCTGCCTGTGTTCTTCTGGCTCCCTTGGCTGAGGGGCCGCTGAGAGAGGGAGCTGCTGGAGGCTGCTGGCGCTGGCCGAATCAGCCAGGCaggccccttcctgcctcctgcccacctGGCTCCGAGAGGGTCAAGGCGGTGCAGGATGGACAGTCCCACAGGGCGGGGGCTGGAGAAGAGCCGGGCAACTCTCACAAGGTCCATCACTGGCATTTTCCTCCAGGGCCTGGCATAGCAAAATAATGAAAGTCAATTCGAGTTCAAAGTcacagaaggcagaaaaaaagactgagaagcaAATACAAGTAAGAGCTctgaggtcaggagttcccgtcatggttcaccagaaacgaatctgactaacacccatgaggacgcaggtttgatccctggtcttgctcactggattaaggatccagtgttgccgtgagccatggtataggtacactgctattgctgtggcataggccggtagctgtggTACAcgtgcactgctatggctgtggcataggccggcagctatagctccaatttgacctctagcctgggaacctccatacatctcgagggcagctctaaaaagaccggaaaaaaaaaaaaaaaaaaaagagctctgacGTCAGAAAGCCTAGGCTCAGATTTCAGCTCTGCTCAAAAACTATCCCTGTGTCCCTGGGCACTAGCTGCTCTGGCCTCAGCCTCCTTCCCTGTAAACTGGGGTTAATGCTAACATCACACACACAGCACTGAAGAAATGGTTGAACCTCAGGTGTCAGTGTGCAGGTGCAGCGCAGTGAACACCCGACAGACCTCAACTATTGATCTGTACCATCAAGCCTCGATCTAAGTGACTGGGTGCTGAAGTCACACCTGACCAAGCCCTGGCCAGAGCTGTGCAACTGGGCCTGTACCTGACCTTCCTGTGCCTCAACTTCTTCAGCTGTAAGATGAGGAGAATCCTACTCATTTAACTGTGATGCCATAAGGATTAAAGGAGATGTTTTTAGCATAGTGCCTGGGGTTTAACAGGTATTTTCAAAAGTGTACTATTATCATTCTTTAGGAAAAGAAATTGGCATTCTGGGCCTCTACACAAGAAAGCAATAACTtaagcatttctctttttttgttgtttagggccacacctgaggcatatggaagttcccaggctaggggtcaaaaaggagctatagccgctggcgtgcaccaccgccacagcaatgtgtgatccgagccacatctgtgagctacaccacagctcacagcaatgctggatccttaacccactgagtgaggccagggatcgaaactgcatcctcatgtatcctggttgggtttgtcaccattgagccacaatgggatcccCTAATTTCACAATCTTTAAACTTTAACGTgactacttaaaaattttaaattgcattatgtgctcacattatatttctaccaCACAGTGCTAGGCTAGAGATCCTGGTCTGCATACTCAAAaccctttaataaaaaatattagaataggagttcccgtcgtggcgcagtggctaaagaatccgactaggaaccatgaggttgcgggttcgatccctggccttgatcagtgggttgaggatccggtgttgccctgagctgtggtgtaggttgcagatgttgctcagatcccatgttgctgtggctctggtgtaggctggtggctacagctctgattagacccctagtctgggaacctccatatgccgcgggagcggcccaagaaatggcaaaaagtcaaagaatacatatatatatatattagaataagAAGCATGAACACGTTTTAAGGTCTGGTTATGTTAAAGTTACCAATGAGAAGACCTCAGAGGTGACAGTAAATTGGACAGGTTAATAACTGAGAACCAAGGAGGGGAGTGACATTCGCCCTGAAAACGTGCAGTGGGTGAGACTGGCTAGCTCTGGAAGGGGCTGGCTTTGAACCCAGGTCCATGGATGGTATCAGACGGCCTCTCTTGACCAGCACCCTAGTGACACTAGTGCAAAGGCCCTTCACATTCTGCACCTGGTGAGGCTCCACCAGAAATGTAATGCGAGCATGTacataacttaaaattttcaaatacccACAGTAAAGAAAGTGTTTACATACATGaattaaaacacagaattttAATTACCGATATTGAAATAGGTGCCCCCATGTTTTTTAAACATGCCTTACTCGAATAGATGCTTCTTTTTCAACCATTAAATAACAACGTCGGATCGTCATCTTAAAACAGTATAAAAGTTTGtagcaggagtttctgttgtggcacggaggaaacgaatcagactgggaaccataaggttgcgggttcgatccctggcctcgctcaatgggttggggatcccgcgttgccgtgagctgtggtgtaggtcgaagatgtggttcggatctggcgttgctgtggctctggcataggccggcagcaacagctccgattagacccctcgcctgggatcctccatatgccgcaggtgcggccctaaaagggcaaaggacaaaaaaaaaaaaagtaattaaaaaaatttttttaattaaaataaaataaaaaaagtttgtaGTAGCTgcaaagaccctgtctccaaccATCATTACACTCATCCCTACTTGAAACCACGACATCCTTTTGGGCACAGCGAACGCCCCTCGGTCAGTCACGGAAAGGCACGTGAAATTTCGTGAAAGGGGCAATTTCGTTCTCCCCACCTGCCCAGATTAATAAACCGTATTGCAGACACGCTGCCGCCGTCCTCCCTCGGGGCCCCGCCGCTCCCCAGACGCCCGGAGACCCTCAAGCTGACCCCTCTCCCAGGCTCCCCTCCAGAGGCTCCGTTAGATCCTCTGTTTCCTCAGCCGACCCAACGGCTCCGACCCTGGCTGCGACCCTCGCTGACCCTCTGGCCCGTCCCGCCCCGGGGCCCGGGCTCCTGTGAGAGTCAAACAGGCACTCGCTCCAGGACTGCGGCCCAGTGAACGCGGCCCACCTCGGTCTCCGCCCGCGCCCCCTGCCCCGCGCCCGTCCCGCGTCACCCCTAGCGCCATCCCAGCCGCGCCTCGAACCCCTGCTCACCGTCCCCACCGCCTTCCCAGAGGAGCGCCTCGGCCGACCTCGCGCAGGCGCAGTCTCCGTCGCGAACTCCTGGCGCGCTAGGTTTCTTGGTCGCCGGCAGCGGCGAGGAGAGGTGAGAGTTCGGCGAGCGGCTAGCCGGGCCTCGCAGAGCAGCCTGTACTCTGCGCTTGATTGGCCCGGTCTGGAGCGAAAGGGCTGGCGCGGGCTCTGGGTGCTCCCGGCATCCcttgggcggcggcggcggtggcgccGGTggtggcggcagcggcggcgccGGTGGTGGCGGCAGCGGCGAGGCGGCGGAGGACAGTGTGCGGCGGGTCTGCGGCGGGTAGAGGTGTGAGGGAGACGAGGAACCTGAGCGGGAGCCGGGCCGGtgtggccgccgccgccgccatgcAGGAAATCATCGCCAGCGTGGACCATATCAAGTTCGACTTGGAGATCGCAGTGGAGCAGCAGCTCGGAGCGCAGCCGCTGCCCTTCCCCGGCATGGACAGTGAGCGCAGGGTCCGGGAGGAGGGCGAGGGCGCGATGCACTTGGCTccgggaccccccccccccaccaccctcgCCCGCTGTAGTTCCAGGACGCCCTGCCCCTCAGTTCGGGAGCTCCTCCCCCTCGGTCCTGGGACTGCTTTCCCCAAATCCtggaacccccaccccaccttctaCCGTCGTTTGGACTAAGGAGCCCCTCTTCCCCGATCTTCGACCCCTGAGGGCTAGCCTAAGGCTAGGGCAGGACCACGTCCCGCCCATCAAATAATTCTTGAATGAAAGCGTATTCATGCGTGTACTGGAAATACTGCCCCCACTCGAACACGCTCCCCAACTACAGAAAAGTACCAAGATATCCCCTTTCCCCATCTCCACCCCCCGACTTTGGGCGATCTCTAATGGCTTTCATCAAAACCGGGCCGTTGGGAGAGTCTTGCAGAGGGAAGGACCCACCTCCTTACTCAGTAGGAGACCCCCAATGAGGCGCTCAAGCTCCGTTTTTCTCCTAGGACTCGCGCTCCTGGGAGCCCATTCCTCACTGTTTCTCTGGACCCCACTTCTGGGTCATTCCTCACACCCAGGCAGCCGGCCAAGTGTCCTTCACTCTCCCTCTTCACGTGGCGGCAgttatcttttcctctttctttctcatagATACTTGAAATTTAATGCTGTAAGTTAAAGCTCAGACGGCTCTTAGGGGTCAGTCGTTGAGTTCAAGCCACAGATGAAGCAACTGAGCCCTGGGTTGGGGAAGGGACTGGCCAAAGACTGCTCAGCGCCTGATGGAGCCAGATGAGCTCGCCAGGCTTCTTGACCCTTCTATCTGTGGCTCCCTGTGCCGTCCCCCTAACTGCCAGAGGACATGGACCACAGTGCCGCATTCTCCTACCTGTCCCTGGACTAGCGGAGCCTCCCTGCAGCCTCATTCCCCTCAAGTGGCCACACTTCTCATGCACATGTGACCTCTGAGTTGTCCCTCTTACGCTGACGTTTCTGTATAAGATAATGCGTGTACACAAGAGATGTACCTCTAGCAGCAGTTACTTTCTATACACATACAAACACTGTCTCCACTGCATACAGCTTACAAGCCGCTGCCCAGACCCTTAAACCGGTCAGTGCAGGTGATCACTTCATGCTTGTACCCAGACATCTACCCTCACACCCGCGGCCTCTTCCTCTGTTGATGGCACTAGCTGGAGGCCATGGAACCATCCATACTGGGCAgctctttcccccctcccccctccagccTGGAACCACAGATACCTGAGCCCCGCAGGGCAGGCGCAGCGGTGAGGGGCCCTCAGATCTGTGCTTGGAGAGGGTCCAGGACCTGCCTAGCCATAGGTactgccccagcccagggcctcagCACTCACCGCCTGCCCGAGATCACGGTCAGTGTGTCAGAGCCCAGGGAGGCCACAGCCCTTCCTCCCCCTCGTTCTTGCACTTGATTTCTGTCTTAATACAGGAAGGATCTATGGGTTCTGGCCTGAAGGCACATTTCTTTATCATGTCCGCCTCAGACCCCGTCCCCAGCACTGTGGACTTTGGCATTGAAGGAATAAAACAACCTTAAACCTCTGAAAAGAACGAAGGCTCAAAGTACTCTtaaatgataacttttttttctcttttcttttttctttttagggctgcacccaaggcatatggagattcccaggctagggtttgaatcatagctatagctgctgtcctgtgccacagccacggcaatgccagatccttgacccaccgggggaggccagggattgaaccagcaacctcatggttcctagtcagattcatttccgctgaaccacgatgggaactccttaaaagattttttaatgtaagacTTCTCAGATTTTTCTGAAATGCACACCTCTGACACCCACTTCTGTAACCTTAAATCTGTCCTAGCAAAATAGACCTGCTTCTAAGAAGCCAATAGAGCTCTTGAAAGTTTGCAGGGGAAGACACATAAGAGATGCTCGTGGTGGGTTTTGAGCATTTCTAAAATGCCCACTGATAGAGAAAACTGAAGCCATAGATGCTTTCTCCTGGTGGCCATGGCGGGTGAATTCCTGGGCTCCTTATTACAGCCCTGCACCCCACTGACTTCTCAGGGCTCGGCCTTCCTTCTCCTGCTCCCCTCCCGTGAaccagctgcatctgtggaaCATTGAACTGTGTGTTGCTGTCACTTATTAAGAGCAGTCATGCTCCTGCGTCTTCAGTTATGCTCTTCCCTCCAGGAGGGTCTCTGAGCGCCCGCCTCTTCCTCCTCGGGGTCCCCGTTTGCTTGTTTGTGCTTCCTGTGGGATcattccctccctctgcctcaggtTCGAGTGCCCCTGAATTCACTCTCTGCACAGTCTGAGCAGGGAGAAATTAATTTCTGTCACTTGGGCTCCATCCTTCCTGCCCCCAACCACTCCTAACTCCTTGAAAGCATCTGGCTTGTAGGAGTTTCTCCGAAAGCCCTGAGTAATGACTGGTCTCAGCACATATGCCTCATTCTGCCAGGAATGGCTGAAAGAAAGAGCGTTTTCCTTGCTCGAGCTTTGCATTTTCTTCCCACTCTATTTCCTGTACCTTGAATCCTCTGGGGGTTAAAGGCCAGAAGGGTTCCCTCCGCATCTTCAGACGTCACCAATAGCGGTGATAGCTTGCTTTGTTTGAcacctctccttctctctgcagAGTCGGGGGCTGCTGTCTGTGAATTCTTTCTGAAAGCTGCCTGTGGCAAAGGTAAGAGACCCCTGGCTCCCGACATTCCCCCTGGGCAGCCCTCCACCTCCCCATGCCCAGCAGACACGCAGGCTCTCGGGTCTCTGCTCGCCCGGCTTTCTGCCGACTCCGGGTGTCCCCAGATGCCACTGTGGTCTGGACAGGCCAGGGACACGGTGGGAGGTTCTGCCTGAGTCTGCCTTCCTGCCTCGTTTTCTCTGCTGTCACAAGCACCGAGGTGTCCAGGAGCTTTTTCTCAAGGTCGTAGGGTTAGTGCGTAGCTGAGCCCAGGCCGCTCCGttctgcagtcttttttttttttttttgtctttttgctatttcttgggctgctcccgcggcatatggaggttcccaggctaggggtcgaattggagctgcagccaccggcctacgccagagccacagcaacgtgggatccgagccgcgtctgcaacctacaccacagctcacggcaatgccggatcgttaacccactgagcaagggcagggaccgaacccgcaacctcatggttcctagccggattcgttaaccactgcgccacgacaggaactcccattctgcaGTCTTCATGAGCTCATGGAGCTTTCCTCAAAAACTCTGCTTTAGTGTCTTGTGGCTTTATTCATACTGACCTGGTCCCAGCAGAGGTGACACAAGCCAGCCCGTCTGGTTCAGAAGGCGGATCACCAGGGGGGGCCCTCACAGGTCCTGTATAGGGCTGGGCATTTTTCCGGACCCACATGTCTTTGGCAACTAAATTTTAATCAGAAGCTTAAATAGGGAGCACAGAATTAGAGCAAGGGGATGGTTTTAGTGGATGATGTGGGCAAGTTGTGGTTCTAAGATTCAAGCCACTTACCCTGCCAGGTAGGTCAGCCGGGTTGACCTCAGACTCTCCAGGGTCAGAACATCATTCCCCCGCTGGGCCTcatccctgcctttgctctgtAATCCTGCCTTTCTGACCCACCTCCTGTTAGCACAGCCGTCCTTAGCACGGGCAGCACGCTGGCTATTCAGATTTAATTaagattaagtaaaataaaaacattcttcaGTCACACTCATCATATTTCGGTCATGTAGTAGCCACGTGTGGCCACCATGCTAGACAGCATAGAGCACCGTCCCCCCTCGGCAGAAAGTTCCCGTGGGCAGGGCTGGTCTCCCTGGCTATCTTTTCCACTGACCACCTCATTCCAGTCGGCCTTTCAGTAGTCCCGCCAGGGCCCTAGTTAGAAAGgcgactttggagttcccgtcgtggcgcagtggttaacgaatccgactaggaaccatgaggttgtgggttcggtccctggccttgctcagtgggttaacgatccagcgttgccatgagctgtggtgtaggttgcagacgcggctcggatcctgcgttgctgtggctctggcgtaggccggtggctacagctccgattcaacccctagcctgggaacctccatatgccgcgggagtggctcaagaaaaggcaaaaagacaaaaaaaaaaaaaaggcgactTTGCCAGGTATGGTTCCCTCCTATTTGGGCAATGATTTCTACAGAAGGCAGACGTCCCTCAGTTGATAGACAACACATTTCTTCAGTTCCGACgttgatttctttcttaattCTTGGAGGCTAAGTGGCACGTTGAAGAGATGGAGCCCCGCTGCAGTCCAGGCTTCTGCTGGTGGTTCTCTTTACGTTTTTAGGGCTGTGTTTTCTAGGCCCCAGTCTTTTACTACCTCCTGCAAGTTTTGCCCATCCCTGGAGCTATTCTTTAATTAAATTAGGAAAATCACTGCCCCCTTCCCTCTACCACCCTTCAGCTTGTGAAGTCTCCATCTTACAGAAATGCCTGTGACATTGTGATCTGATGTTTTAGTTAGCTTTTTCCAAGACCCAGTAAAAGAAAATCCACAGCTATTAAAACTTCAGATGCTCGCGTGCTGCCTAAAGTCACACTGCCTTCTGCGGGGGCACCCCCACCTTCCAGGACATGCTGTTTGGGGGGCTTTGGGGAGGTGTGGCTGAAGGTGCCTTGGGCGTAGGCCGGCCTCCTCACAGTGTCTTCCTGGGCAGGGGGCATGTGCCCATTCCGCCACATCAGCGGCGAGAAGACAGTCGTGTGCAAACACTGGCTGCGGGGGCTGTGCAAGAAGGGCGACCAGTGCGAGTTCCTGCACGAGTACGACATGACCAAGATGCCCGAGTGCTACTTCTACTCCAAGTTCGGTGAGGCCCGTGGCAGGAACCCCCAAGCCCCACTCCACCCAGAGCCCCCGGGCCAGGAGCCCCCAGGGGCTCCATCGGGCACCCAGACCCAGAGGGGTTAAGCAGCTGCGCCCACGCTCTCTGCCAGCTCCCACCTTTCCAGCTTCAGATGAGAACCGTAGGTGCCTGCTGACCTCAGCTGGCCCTTGAGCTATGGGTAGTTAGGGTCATTCTCTAATAACCGCTACATCCCTGTAGTGCTTTGGTGTTTTGAGCACTCGCAGGTACTTTGGGGAGCTGAGACTAAGCCAGCTTTCTCAGTGGGTGCGTGGGCAGTGCAGGCTGGAGGCCTCGCCTCTGCTCCCGTGGACCTTCTCCCTTAATCAGCTGCTGCTTGCGGTGTGGCCCCTGCCCCCCGGGCCTGATTTGGTTCCTTCTGTCTGCGAGCGTGATCCGGGGTGGTAGCTTGTCTGTCCTAAACAGTCCTCGGGGATGGCAGGTCTACGGGGCTGCTCTTCGCCTTGAAACCCAAAGACTTCCTTTGTCTCTGCTCAGGGGACACGTGGCCTCAGCAGACCTGAGTGAGCTGTGGAGAAGCAGGGACGGGCTGGGGTGGTGGGGCTGGCCCAGGGCCCAGTGGAGCCCATGTGCTCCCTGAAGGAACCAGaatcccctgcctctgccctgggccacGTTGCCCAGGAAGCAGCCCTGCTGGTCACGATGAGGGTGGGCTCTGGCCCCGGGACTGCCAGCCTCAGGCCCCACGCAGGGGCCGGCAGCAGGCTGGGGGCCTGCTCTACGCTTTGAGGTGGGCTGAGGAACACCGGGCGTGCTGCGTGCCCCCAGAGCCCCGTTGTCAGAGACATTAATTATTTCAGCAGCGCAACAGGCTTGGCCTGCTGGCCTCTTAATGACACTTGTGGCTTTTTCTTTAGAGGCAACCTAAGCTGAGAGGTCAGGGCACAGGTAGAAAACAGGACCCGGGCTTCCcagccccccactccctcccacccacagcagcgtgggaagcagccctgagAGAGCGCAACAGCAGCTTCTCCATGGGAGCCTCTCCCATCTGGAGACATCGTCCCCAAAGGCAGGAGCCACTCCCCTGGGCAGACTCCTGAGGGCGCCTCTGCGACTGGCTTGGGTTCCCAGCTTCCCTGCAGATGGGCCTGGGCCCTCTGCCTCCCAGACCTGCGATGAGAGCCTGTCCCAGTGCAGACGCACCGTCTGTAGCTCCTGTCACCTGCGCCAGGCACTGGAGGGGCAGTAGCAGAGAGGACAGGCACGTCATGGCCCTGTGGCGCTTTTGCTCCAGTGCCCCAGGGAAAGAGGTGGCCAGTCCACCTGTGAGACAAAGAAGAGAAttgttggaattccctggtggctcagcgggttaaggaccagcattgtcactgctgcggctttgCTCACCACTGTGGTGCATGCCTGGGAACCTAGGGCGTGCTGTGGGACCACTTAAAGAAGTGCCCTCGAGGCAGCGTGGTCAGAGGGCCTCGGAGGAGGGGGGCCTGGGTTGGGATCCGAAGGCTAGGACGGGACCACTCAGGGCAGAGGACTTCTTGGACCGGCTGGGAGGCCAGTGAGGCTAGAGAGGGGGTGGGTGAGACCCCACAGGGCCTTTCATGTGGACAAGGACTGGAGCAGGGAAAGCTTGAAGGGGGTGCGGCTGCCCGGGGTGGCAGTGCCTGTACTCGGCCGAGAGAGGCTGGTGGCCAGCTGGGCCCGTTGCTCCCGAGAGGAGCTGTCACAAAGGCTTCAGCACCGTCTACCACAGGGACCCAGCCGTGAGTTCCCAGGCCGCCCTACTTCTTGTCCTAAAAACTAGCCTCCTCAGGCCTTTCCCTGCCGCAGCCATAGACAAAGAGAGCTCGCGGGGGCTCTCCTCGGAAACGGGAACTTCCTGCTGGTCTCCActggtgtgtctgtctgtctgggcCCCACGCTGCCCAGGACACCTCCTTGGGTCAGAGATGGAGCCGTGAGTTATTTGATGTGTGTGGACCCTGTGCCCGCCTCTGTCAGTGTCACCTCTGAGGGGAGGACCaggtcaggaaactgaggctcttgAGACCCTGAGCCCTGGGTCTCGGGCCGGGGCCGGACACCAcagcaccccccccgcccccgggcccctCTGCTGGACGGCGGCCCAgccttgggggggcgggggcggaggcggGAGGGGGCCAGCTCTCGCAGGGGCCGCGTGTCCGGTGTCCCTGCAGGGGAGTGCAGCAACAAGGAGTGCCCCTTCCTGCACATCGACCCCGAGTCCAAGATCAAAGACTGTCCATGGTACGACCGCGGCTTCTGCAAGCACGGTACGTGTCGGAGGCCAGTCCTCTCGCCCTCTGCCCACATGACCCTCTGCCTGTCCTGCCTCTTCCTGCAGAACCTGGTGTTAGTCACCAGGGGCTAGTGAGGCTTTGCCGCACCCTCAGGTCACCTGAGTCTCCCTAGGCGCCCCTGCAGGCCACGTGCTCACCTGTCCTTTTGATGAAGAAACTAGTGTTTGAGAGGATGTGTGCCTGCCCACTGTCCCTTCTCAACAGGAGGCAGAGCCAGCCTTGGTCTCGCTCTCCGCACCCCAGGCAGCAGTGTGGCAGGGCTCTGACCGGCAGAGGAGGGGCACAAGGGCGTCCCCCCAGTGCCCCTGACACTTGGCTCCACAGGCCCCCTGTGCAGGCACCGGCACACGCGGAGAGTCATCTGTGTGAATTACCTCGTGGGATTCTGCCCGGAGGGGCCCTCGTGCAAATTCATGCAGTAAGTAGCTGGGCCCTGCTGCCCTGTGTCTTTCCTGGGCCATCTGGGTTTTGGTCACTGGGTGGTGTCAGCACAGGgtctgggcaggggtgggaggtggggagagaccCCTGCTGCCTCCTGAGTCCAGAGGTGGCTCTGCCTAAACCAGCCTCTAGCCTTTGTGGGGTCATAGGTCATCTAGGACTCAGGTGGAAGCTGTGGGCCCCAGGCTCCCAAAACCCTTATGCACGTGTAATCTTGCTCATCACTTAGGGGCCTCAGGTGAAGAGCCTGTGCCCTCAGGGAGAGGATTTCAGTTTCAGGGCCTCCCTTATGGAGATGCTGAGCTTGGTGTTCCGTGTACACTGGTTCCTAGAACCCTCATGTGTGCAAGAGGGTCCCCATCTCACACCTGAGGCCAGGGTCATGTGGCACAGGTGGTAGCACCTGGTCAAAGGCAGATGCGTGGCCTCTAAAGCC includes:
- the CPSF4 gene encoding cleavage and polyadenylation specificity factor subunit 4 isoform X2, whose amino-acid sequence is MQEIIASVDHIKFDLEIAVEQQLGAQPLPFPGMDKSGAAVCEFFLKAACGKGGMCPFRHISGEKTVVCKHWLRGLCKKGDQCEFLHEYDMTKMPECYFYSKFGECSNKECPFLHIDPESKIKDCPWYDRGFCKHGPLCRHRHTRRVICVNYLVGFCPEGPSCKFMHPRFELPMGTTEQPPLPQQTQPPAKQRAPQVIGVMQSQNSSAGNRGPRPLEQVTCYKCGEKGHYANRCTKGHLAFLSGQ
- the CPSF4 gene encoding cleavage and polyadenylation specificity factor subunit 4 isoform X1, whose protein sequence is MQEIIASVDHIKFDLEIAVEQQLGAQPLPFPGMDKSGAAVCEFFLKAACGKGGMCPFRHISGEKTVVCKHWLRGLCKKGDQCEFLHEYDMTKMPECYFYSKFGECSNKECPFLHIDPESKIKDCPWYDRGFCKHGPLCRHRHTRRVICVNYLVGFCPEGPSCKFMHPRFELPMGTTEQPPLPQQTQPPAKQSNNPPLQRSSSLIQLTTQNSSPNQQRAPQVIGVMQSQNSSAGNRGPRPLEQVTCYKCGEKGHYANRCTKGHLAFLSGQ
- the CPSF4 gene encoding cleavage and polyadenylation specificity factor subunit 4 isoform X3 — translated: MQEIIASVDHIKFDLEIAVEQQLGAQPLPFPGMDKSGAAVCEFFLKAACGKGGMCPFRHISGEKTVVCKHWLRGLCKKGDQCEFLHEYDMTKMPECYFYSKFGECSNKECPFLHIDPESKIKDCPWYDRGFCKHGPLCRHRHTRRVICVNYLVGFCPEGPSCKFMHPRFELPMGTTEQPPLPQQTQPPAKRAPQVIGVMQSQNSSAGNRGPRPLEQVTCYKCGEKGHYANRCTKGHLAFLSGQ